A window from Capricornis sumatraensis isolate serow.1 chromosome 5, serow.2, whole genome shotgun sequence encodes these proteins:
- the RPA3 gene encoding replication protein A 14 kDa subunit, whose product MVDVMELPKARINASMLAQFIDQPVCFVGRLEKIHPTGKMFILSDGEGKNGTIELMEPLDEEISGIVEVVGRVTAKATIMCASYVQFKEDNHPFDLGLYNEAVKITHEFPQFFPLGVVQYG is encoded by the exons ATGGTGGACGTGATGGAGTTGCCCAAGGCGCGAATCAATGCCAGCATGCTAGCTCAGTTCATCGACCAGCCGGTCTGCTTCGTAGGGAGGCTGGAGAAG attcatcCCACTGGGaaaatgtttattctttcagATGGTGAAGGAAAAAATGGAACTATTGAGTTGATGGAGCCT CTTGATGAAGAAATCTCTGGAATCGTGGAAGTAGTTGGAAGAGTAACGGCCAAGGCAACCATTATGTGTGCATCTTATGTCCAGTTTAAAGAAGATAATCATCCTTTTG ATCTTGGACTTTACAATGAGGCTGTGAAGATTACCCATGAGTTCCCTCAGTTTTTTCCTTTGGGAGTTGTGCAGTATGGTTGA